The proteins below come from a single Microbulbifer sp. Q7 genomic window:
- the gatB gene encoding Asp-tRNA(Asn)/Glu-tRNA(Gln) amidotransferase subunit GatB, with protein sequence MEWEVVIGLEVHVQLATQSKIFSGASTAFGAEPNTQACAIDLAMPGTLPVPNEEAFRFAVMFGLAMNAEIGKRSVFERKNYFYPDLPKGYQTTQLEKPIVGEGQIEIHLEDGSSKTVRLHHAHLEEDAGKSLHEDFHGMSGIDLNRAGTPLIEIVSEPDMRSAAEAVAYLKKIHSIVTYLGISDGDMSQGSLRCDANVSVRLKGEEELGTRTEIKNLNSFRFIEKAIKVEAQRQIDLIEDGGKVTQETRLYDADKNETRSMRSKEVANDYRYFPCPDLLPVVLTDDYIEQVRGELPELPDAKCARFEKDYGLSAYDADQLTQERATADYFEQVAAKSGEPKLAANWVMGELAALLNREEKSIADSPVSAEHLAGLIARIKDNTISSKIAKQVFEAMANGDGDADTVIEAKGLKQVSDTGAIEKMVDDVIAASASQVENYRNADPDKRPKMMGFFVGQIMKASKGQANPQMINKILKEKLDALL encoded by the coding sequence GTGGAATGGGAAGTCGTTATCGGGCTGGAAGTGCATGTGCAACTGGCCACCCAATCGAAAATTTTCTCCGGCGCCAGCACCGCATTTGGTGCCGAGCCCAACACCCAGGCCTGCGCCATCGACCTGGCCATGCCGGGCACCCTGCCGGTTCCTAACGAAGAAGCCTTCCGTTTTGCGGTGATGTTCGGCCTCGCCATGAACGCGGAAATCGGCAAGCGCTCGGTGTTCGAGCGCAAGAACTATTTCTACCCGGACCTGCCCAAAGGCTACCAGACCACCCAGCTGGAAAAGCCGATCGTTGGCGAAGGCCAGATCGAAATTCACCTGGAAGACGGCAGCAGCAAGACCGTGCGTTTGCATCACGCGCATCTGGAAGAGGACGCAGGCAAATCGCTCCATGAGGATTTTCATGGAATGTCCGGTATCGATCTCAACCGCGCCGGCACCCCACTGATCGAAATTGTGTCCGAACCGGATATGCGCAGCGCCGCGGAGGCCGTTGCCTACCTGAAAAAAATCCACAGCATCGTGACCTATCTCGGCATCTCCGACGGCGACATGTCCCAGGGCTCGCTGCGCTGTGACGCCAACGTGTCAGTGCGCCTCAAGGGTGAGGAAGAACTGGGCACCCGTACCGAGATCAAGAACCTGAACTCCTTCCGCTTTATCGAGAAGGCGATCAAGGTAGAGGCCCAGCGCCAGATCGATCTGATCGAAGACGGCGGTAAGGTGACACAGGAAACCCGCCTGTACGACGCGGACAAAAACGAAACCCGCTCCATGCGCAGCAAGGAAGTGGCCAACGATTACCGCTACTTCCCCTGCCCCGACCTGCTGCCGGTGGTGCTCACCGACGATTACATCGAGCAGGTGCGCGGTGAATTGCCGGAGCTGCCAGATGCGAAGTGCGCGCGCTTTGAGAAAGACTACGGACTTTCTGCCTACGACGCGGACCAGCTGACCCAGGAGCGGGCGACGGCGGATTATTTCGAGCAGGTTGCGGCCAAGAGTGGCGAACCAAAGCTGGCGGCTAACTGGGTAATGGGTGAGCTGGCGGCGCTGTTGAACCGCGAGGAAAAGTCCATCGCTGACTCTCCGGTGTCTGCGGAGCACCTGGCGGGCCTGATCGCACGCATCAAGGACAACACTATTTCCTCCAAGATCGCCAAGCAGGTGTTTGAGGCGATGGCGAATGGTGACGGTGATGCGGATACGGTGATTGAAGCCAAGGGACTGAAGCAGGTTTCCGACACCGGGGCCATTGAGAAGATGGTGGACGATGTGATCGCGGCTTCTGCTTCCCAGGTGGAAAATTACCGCAACGCGGATCCGGACAAGCGACCCAAGATGATGGGCTTCTTTGTGGGCCAGATCATGAAGGCCTCCAAGGGGCAGGCGAATCCGCAGATGATCAACAAGATTCTGAAAGAGAAATTGGACGCTTTGCTCTGA
- the gatA gene encoding Asp-tRNA(Asn)/Glu-tRNA(Gln) amidotransferase subunit GatA — MHQLTIAEIVRGLRNKQFSSVEITSHLLERIQQLDSQFNSFISVTGDQAIKQAAAADARLAEGNAPALCGVPIAHKDIFCTSGVRTSCGSKMLDNFVPPYDATVVDNFQQAGAVSLGKTNMDEFAMGSSNESSFYGAVKNPWDIERIPGGSSGGSAAAVAALLVPGTTATDTGGSIRQPAAMTGTTGLKPTYGRVSRWGMIAFASSLDQGGPIARTAEDAALMLSVMAGPDKKDSTCLDRPAQDYTASLGDPIKGLKIGVPSEYFGEGLDSEVGARVQEALKAYEQLGAELVEISLPHSKLAVPAYYVIAPAEASANLSRFDGVRYGYRCENPADLRDLYMRSRGEGFGEEVKRRILVGSYALSAGYYDAYYNKAQQVRRLIKQDFVDAFDKVDVIMGPTAPNPAFKLGEKNADPVAMYLEDIYTIATNLAGLPGMSIPCGFAHGLPVGLQIIGNYLDESRMLNVAHQFQLASDWHQQTAPAAQ; from the coding sequence ATGCATCAGTTGACCATCGCCGAGATCGTGCGCGGCCTGCGCAACAAACAGTTCTCCAGCGTCGAGATCACCAGCCACCTGCTGGAGCGCATCCAGCAGCTGGACAGCCAGTTCAACAGCTTCATCAGCGTCACCGGCGACCAGGCCATCAAGCAGGCCGCCGCCGCGGATGCGCGCCTGGCCGAGGGCAACGCCCCTGCCCTGTGCGGCGTGCCCATTGCCCACAAGGACATTTTCTGCACCAGTGGCGTACGCACCAGCTGCGGCTCGAAAATGCTCGACAACTTCGTGCCGCCCTACGACGCGACGGTGGTGGACAACTTCCAGCAGGCGGGCGCGGTGAGCCTGGGCAAAACCAATATGGACGAGTTCGCCATGGGCTCCTCCAATGAATCCAGCTTTTATGGCGCGGTGAAGAACCCCTGGGACATCGAGCGGATTCCCGGCGGCTCTTCCGGCGGTTCCGCCGCTGCGGTGGCCGCATTACTGGTACCCGGCACCACCGCCACCGACACCGGCGGCTCCATCCGCCAGCCCGCGGCCATGACCGGTACCACCGGCCTCAAGCCCACCTACGGCCGCGTATCACGCTGGGGCATGATCGCGTTTGCTTCCAGCCTCGATCAGGGCGGCCCCATTGCCCGCACCGCGGAAGACGCCGCGCTGATGCTGTCGGTAATGGCGGGCCCGGACAAAAAAGATTCCACCTGCCTGGACCGCCCTGCGCAGGACTACACCGCCAGCCTTGGCGACCCCATCAAAGGGCTCAAAATTGGCGTACCCAGCGAGTACTTTGGCGAAGGCCTCGACAGCGAGGTGGGCGCGCGGGTGCAGGAAGCCCTCAAGGCGTACGAACAGCTCGGCGCCGAACTGGTGGAAATCAGCCTGCCCCACAGCAAGCTGGCGGTACCCGCCTATTACGTGATTGCCCCGGCAGAGGCCTCCGCCAACCTGTCCCGTTTCGACGGGGTGCGCTACGGCTACCGTTGTGAGAATCCGGCCGACCTGCGCGACCTGTACATGCGCTCCCGCGGTGAAGGCTTCGGCGAGGAAGTAAAACGCCGCATCTTAGTAGGCAGCTACGCCCTGTCAGCCGGCTACTACGACGCCTACTACAACAAAGCCCAACAGGTGCGCCGCCTGATCAAACAGGACTTTGTCGACGCGTTCGACAAGGTGGACGTCATCATGGGACCCACCGCCCCGAACCCCGCCTTCAAGCTGGGCGAAAAAAATGCCGACCCGGTGGCCATGTATCTGGAAGACATTTACACCATCGCCACCAATCTGGCCGGCCTGCCCGGCATGTCCATCCCCTGCGGTTTCGCCCACGGCTTGCCCGTTGGCCTGCAGATCATTGGCAACTACCTGGACGAGTCGCGCATGCTCAATGTGGCGCACCAGTTCCAGCTCGCCAGTGATTGGCACCAGCAAACCGCCCCGGCAGCACAATAA
- a CDS encoding nucleoside triphosphate pyrophosphatase produces MPNSEKEQRLILASASPRRAELLMQIGVPFSSAATSVEERRHPDETPESYVLRLAQEKSRAGLKLLDDPNIWSLGADTLGVVDDEILEKPRDFTDFARMMRLMSGREHSVLTAICLTGAEQSFSEVVETRVRFRELDRRLIEGYWNTGEPADKAGGYGIQGMGALLVASIHGSYSNVVGLPLETLGGFLERAGIPYWQFDKRAFGHSSGAGTI; encoded by the coding sequence GTGCCAAATTCCGAAAAAGAACAGCGCCTGATTCTGGCCTCCGCATCCCCGCGGCGGGCGGAACTGCTGATGCAGATTGGTGTGCCTTTCTCGTCTGCCGCGACCTCGGTCGAAGAGCGGCGCCATCCCGATGAAACCCCTGAATCCTACGTATTACGCCTGGCCCAGGAAAAGTCCCGCGCCGGGCTCAAGCTGCTGGATGACCCCAATATCTGGTCCCTGGGTGCGGATACCCTGGGTGTCGTGGATGACGAAATCCTGGAAAAACCCCGCGACTTCACCGATTTTGCCCGCATGATGCGCCTGATGTCCGGTCGCGAGCATTCGGTATTGACCGCAATCTGCCTCACCGGTGCCGAGCAGTCGTTCAGCGAGGTGGTGGAGACCCGGGTGCGGTTCCGCGAGCTGGATCGGCGCCTGATCGAGGGGTACTGGAATACCGGGGAGCCGGCCGACAAGGCGGGTGGCTACGGCATTCAGGGCATGGGGGCGTTGCTGGTGGCCTCTATTCATGGCAGTTATAGCAATGTGGTGGGGTTGCCGCTGGAGACCCTCGGTGGGTTTCTGGAGCGAGCAGGTATTCCCTACTGGCAATTCGACAAGCGCGCTTTTGGCCATTCAAGTGGCGCAGGGACGATTTAG
- the mreD gene encoding rod shape-determining protein MreD, translating into MEAHNRWFILLTIFVALLLAVMPLPTSWLWFRPAFCALLVIFWTTRMPQELGVGFAWMVGLVEDLVTGATLGAHALALAVLAYFSLLTYRRTRAFNPGQQLMWVFVLVGINQLLGNWVHSLAGKPVPGLTFLWPALTTALLWPLITPWLHGAASRLQIR; encoded by the coding sequence ATGGAAGCCCATAACCGCTGGTTCATTCTGCTGACGATTTTTGTTGCCCTGTTGCTGGCGGTGATGCCACTGCCCACCAGCTGGCTCTGGTTTCGCCCGGCGTTCTGTGCACTGCTGGTGATCTTCTGGACCACCCGGATGCCCCAGGAACTGGGTGTTGGTTTTGCCTGGATGGTGGGCCTGGTGGAAGACCTGGTCACCGGGGCGACGCTGGGTGCGCATGCGCTGGCGCTGGCGGTGCTGGCGTACTTCAGCCTGCTCACCTATCGCCGTACGCGGGCGTTCAACCCGGGGCAGCAGCTGATGTGGGTCTTTGTGCTGGTGGGGATCAATCAGCTTTTGGGTAACTGGGTGCACAGTCTGGCGGGCAAGCCGGTACCGGGTCTGACCTTTTTGTGGCCGGCCCTGACTACGGCACTGTTGTGGCCGCTGATAACGCCCTGGCTGCACGGCGCAGCCTCCCGGCTGCAGATACGCTGA
- the mreC gene encoding rod shape-determining protein MreC, with amino-acid sequence MLGALATALILINLYTDWLDPVRERLSSLSAPFYWITGTPSRVGGWAGEQLRTREELLEENSRLKHQVMLLEQQTQLLASVRAENTQLKELMNSAESVDQRVLVAQVIGVSPDPLEHVVIIDKGRSDGVEQGSAIMDASGLLGQVIEAGDISSRVLLITDANHALPVQVLRNSVRAVAEGTGDLYRLKLRHLANTSDIREGDLLLSSGLGGRFPAGYPVGEVIAVKRDPGRAFAEVDVQPRGRMNRSRFVLAVIPEEQNGVGGLEQPLGDGLVPQD; translated from the coding sequence GTGCTGGGCGCGCTGGCGACCGCACTCATCCTGATCAACCTCTATACCGACTGGCTGGATCCTGTGCGCGAGCGCCTGTCCAGCCTTTCCGCCCCCTTTTACTGGATTACCGGAACCCCCTCCCGCGTCGGCGGTTGGGCGGGCGAGCAGCTACGTACCCGTGAGGAGCTGCTGGAAGAAAACAGCCGTCTCAAGCATCAGGTGATGCTGCTGGAGCAACAGACCCAGCTGCTGGCGTCGGTGCGTGCGGAAAATACCCAGCTCAAAGAACTCATGAACTCGGCCGAGAGTGTGGACCAGCGCGTGCTGGTGGCCCAGGTGATCGGTGTGTCTCCGGATCCGCTGGAGCATGTGGTGATCATCGACAAAGGGCGCAGCGATGGTGTGGAGCAGGGGTCGGCGATCATGGATGCCAGCGGCCTGCTTGGCCAGGTCATCGAAGCTGGGGATATTTCGAGCCGGGTGCTGCTGATAACTGACGCCAACCACGCGCTCCCCGTGCAGGTGCTGCGCAACAGTGTGCGTGCCGTGGCCGAGGGTACCGGTGATCTCTACCGCCTGAAGCTGCGCCACCTGGCCAATACCAGCGATATCCGCGAAGGGGACCTGTTGCTCAGTTCCGGTCTCGGTGGCCGTTTCCCCGCCGGTTATCCAGTGGGCGAGGTCATTGCGGTCAAGCGTGACCCCGGCCGCGCCTTCGCTGAAGTGGATGTACAGCCGCGGGGGCGTATGAATCGCAGTCGTTTTGTGCTGGCGGTGATCCCGGAAGAGCAAAATGGCGTCGGCGGCCTGGAACAGCCGCTTGGCGACGGTTTGGTGCCCCAGGACTGA
- the gatC gene encoding Asp-tRNA(Asn)/Glu-tRNA(Gln) amidotransferase subunit GatC: MAVDAQTVEKLAELARIAISEETIDEVSSRLGDVLQLVDQLQAVNTDGVEPMAHPLEEVQVLRKDEVTEPNRREEFLALAPQTEAGLFLVPKVID, from the coding sequence ATGGCCGTGGACGCGCAAACCGTTGAAAAGCTGGCCGAACTGGCCCGCATCGCCATTTCCGAAGAAACCATCGACGAAGTCAGCAGCCGCTTGGGCGATGTACTGCAACTGGTCGACCAGCTGCAGGCCGTCAACACCGACGGCGTGGAGCCCATGGCCCACCCCCTCGAGGAGGTGCAGGTGCTGCGCAAAGACGAAGTCACCGAGCCCAACCGCCGTGAAGAATTCCTCGCCCTGGCGCCACAAACGGAAGCGGGCCTGTTTCTGGTACCCAAGGTCATCGACTGA
- the rng gene encoding ribonuclease G codes for MSEELLINVAPMETRVALVENGVLQEVYLERTASRGIVGNIYKGKVVRVLPGMQAAFVDIGLERAGFIHASDIAPLDEDGMESREGDVADIRALVREGQSLVVQVVKDPISSKGARLTTHLSVSARYLVYMPQTRHIGISNRIEDESERERLRELVDLASAKLAEEGHSGDGGFILRTVAEGVSEEELLRDIPFLYKLWIELEQRIKLEKAPAIIYEDLPLFMRALRDLARPHTEKIRIDSREAHARAAKFTGKYAPEIAPRIEHYPGERPLFDLYGVEEEIRKALQNKVTLKSGGYLIVEQTEAMSTIDVNTGAFVGHRNLEETIFKTNLEAATAIARQLRLRNLGGIIIIDFIDMQDTEHQRQVLRTLEKSLERDHAKSSITGVSELGLVEMTRKRTRESLGQILCEPCPVCAGRGTLKTAETVCYEIFREIIREARAYDSEKIMVLASQVVIDLLLDEESANVADLEEFIARPIQFQVEPIYNQEQYDIVLV; via the coding sequence GTGAGCGAAGAGCTACTTATCAACGTGGCGCCGATGGAAACCCGTGTCGCACTCGTCGAAAATGGCGTGCTACAGGAAGTGTATCTGGAGCGCACCGCCAGCCGCGGCATCGTGGGCAATATCTACAAGGGCAAGGTGGTGCGGGTGTTGCCCGGTATGCAGGCCGCTTTCGTGGATATCGGCCTGGAGCGGGCGGGCTTTATCCATGCATCGGATATTGCCCCGCTGGACGAGGACGGTATGGAGTCCCGCGAGGGCGATGTGGCCGACATCCGCGCCCTGGTGCGGGAGGGGCAGTCGCTGGTGGTGCAGGTGGTCAAGGACCCCATCTCCAGTAAGGGCGCCCGTCTCACCACGCACCTTTCGGTTTCCGCACGCTACCTGGTGTATATGCCGCAGACCCGGCACATCGGTATCTCCAACCGTATTGAAGACGAATCTGAACGCGAGCGCCTGCGGGAGCTGGTGGACCTGGCCTCGGCAAAACTCGCCGAGGAAGGTCACAGCGGCGATGGTGGCTTTATCTTGCGTACCGTGGCCGAAGGCGTAAGCGAGGAAGAGTTGCTGCGCGACATCCCATTCCTGTACAAACTCTGGATCGAGCTGGAACAGCGCATCAAGCTCGAGAAAGCGCCGGCGATCATCTACGAAGACCTGCCCCTGTTCATGCGCGCGCTGCGGGATCTGGCGCGTCCGCACACCGAAAAAATCCGTATCGACTCCCGCGAGGCCCACGCTCGCGCGGCAAAATTCACTGGCAAGTACGCCCCGGAAATCGCTCCCAGAATCGAGCACTATCCCGGCGAACGGCCCCTATTTGACCTCTATGGCGTCGAAGAGGAAATCCGCAAGGCGCTGCAGAACAAAGTCACGCTCAAGTCCGGCGGGTACCTGATCGTCGAGCAGACCGAGGCCATGAGCACCATTGACGTGAATACCGGCGCTTTCGTGGGGCATCGCAATCTGGAAGAGACCATCTTCAAGACCAATCTGGAAGCGGCCACGGCCATTGCCCGGCAGCTGCGCCTGCGCAACCTCGGCGGCATCATCATCATCGACTTTATCGATATGCAGGATACCGAGCACCAGCGCCAGGTACTGCGCACCCTGGAAAAGTCACTGGAGCGGGACCACGCCAAGAGCAGTATCACCGGCGTTTCCGAGCTGGGCCTGGTGGAAATGACGCGCAAGCGCACCCGCGAATCCCTGGGTCAGATTCTCTGCGAACCCTGCCCGGTGTGCGCCGGGCGCGGTACGTTGAAAACCGCGGAAACCGTGTGTTACGAAATTTTCCGGGAGATTATTCGTGAGGCGCGGGCCTACGACAGCGAAAAGATCATGGTGCTCGCCAGCCAGGTGGTGATTGACCTGTTGCTGGACGAGGAGTCCGCCAACGTGGCGGACCTGGAGGAGTTTATTGCGCGCCCCATCCAGTTCCAGGTGGAGCCCATTTACAACCAGGAGCAGTACGACATTGTACTGGTGTAA
- a CDS encoding rod shape-determining protein: MFKRLRGMFSSDLSIDLGTANTLIYVRDRGVVLDEPSVVAIRHYNGTKIVEAVGVEAKRMLGRTPGNITAIRPLKDGVIADFQVTEKMLQHFIKKVHENSWMRPSPRVLVCVPCQSTEVERRAIRESALGAGAREVWLIEEPMAAAIGAGLKVEEASGSMVVDIGGGTTEIAIISLNGVVYSDSVRIGGDRFDEAIVNYVRRNYGSVIGDATAERIKEEIGCAYAGSEVREIDVRGRNLAEGVPRSFTLNSDEILEALQEPLTGIVQAVKSALEQSPPELASDIAERGLVLTGGGALLRDLDRLLMEESGLPVIVADDPLTCVARGGGQALDMMDKSRLYLVSN; the protein is encoded by the coding sequence ATGTTTAAACGTTTGCGGGGCATGTTCTCCAGTGATCTCTCCATCGACCTGGGTACTGCGAATACGCTGATCTACGTGCGCGATCGCGGCGTCGTTCTCGATGAACCCTCCGTTGTGGCCATCCGCCATTACAACGGCACCAAGATCGTGGAAGCGGTCGGTGTTGAGGCGAAGCGCATGCTGGGCCGTACGCCGGGGAATATCACGGCCATCCGCCCGCTGAAAGACGGGGTGATTGCAGACTTCCAGGTCACCGAGAAGATGCTGCAGCACTTTATCAAGAAAGTGCATGAAAACAGCTGGATGCGTCCGAGCCCGCGGGTTCTGGTGTGTGTGCCCTGCCAGTCTACCGAGGTGGAGCGCCGCGCGATTCGCGAATCCGCCCTGGGTGCCGGTGCCCGCGAAGTGTGGCTGATTGAAGAGCCCATGGCCGCTGCCATCGGCGCCGGCCTCAAGGTAGAAGAGGCCAGCGGTTCCATGGTGGTGGATATTGGTGGCGGTACCACCGAGATTGCCATCATCTCCCTGAACGGCGTGGTTTATTCCGATTCCGTGCGCATCGGCGGCGACCGTTTCGATGAGGCCATCGTCAACTATGTGCGCCGCAACTACGGCAGTGTGATTGGCGACGCCACCGCCGAGCGCATCAAGGAAGAGATTGGCTGTGCCTACGCCGGCAGTGAAGTGCGCGAGATCGACGTGCGTGGCCGCAACCTGGCCGAAGGGGTGCCGCGCAGCTTTACCCTGAACAGCGACGAGATTCTGGAAGCGCTGCAGGAACCGCTCACCGGTATCGTGCAGGCGGTGAAGAGCGCGCTGGAACAGTCCCCGCCGGAACTGGCGTCTGACATCGCCGAGCGCGGCCTGGTGCTGACCGGTGGTGGCGCGCTGCTGCGGGACCTGGACCGCCTGCTGATGGAAGAGTCGGGCCTGCCGGTGATCGTGGCCGACGACCCGCTGACCTGTGTTGCCCGCGGTGGCGGCCAGGCGCTGGACATGATGGACAAGAGCCGTCTGTACCTGGTTTCCAACTGA